The nucleotide sequence TACGGACACCGAACTTATCAAAAAAGGCAAATACTTATCAGAGATGGCTGACTGCTATGCCTGCCATACCGCGGAGGGGGGAGAACCGTACGCGGGCGGATTAGCATTTAAAACCCCGTTTGGCACCATTTATTCAACCAATATCACCTCAGACAAACAGCATGGTATTGGCGACTACAATTTTGAACAGTTCGATAAGGCTGTGCGTTTGGGTGTTGCTCCGAAAGGTAATTTATATCCGGCCATGCCTTATACCTCTTTCGATAAGATCACCCATGAAGACATGCAAGCGCTGTACGCGTACTTCATGGACATCAAGCCCTCACCGCAGCCAAATCCGGATAATGATGTGATGTTTCCGGCGAATATCCGTATGGGATTGAAAGTATGGAATTTTTTCAATCACAGCCCGCAAAAGTATGTGATGGATAACAGCAAAAGTGAAGTCTGGAACCGAGGGAACTATATCCTTAACAGCTTTGGGCACTGCGGTGAATGCCATACTCCCCGGGATATGACTTTTGCTATGGAAGAAGACAAACATTATCAGGGGGCCATGATAGGCAATGTATGGGCACCGGATATCACGTCAAAAACGTTGGTTCAACAAGGCTGGAGTACTCAAGATGTGAAAGATCTGCTCCGTTCCGGTTCTTCCCGCAAGGGTACCGTTGTGGGTGAGATGTATACTGCCATTTATCACAGCTTGAGTAAGTTTGATGATCAGGACTTACAAGCCGCGGCGGTCTATTTACTCGATAGTGATGCAGAGGTGGCAGGTAAAGATCTGGTTTCAAATACAGAGGCTAACCAGGGTGAAGGTTACCAGCTTTACATGGGGTACTGCGCAGGTTGTCACGGCATCGAAGGAAAAGGTAAGCCCAATTTTGCCCCGGGCCTGGCGGGCAATGGCTCTCTGGCTCATGACAATAGTATCAATTTGTTAGTGGCGACGTTGTACGGCATCAAACCCCAGCATTACTCCACTTTAGTGTCGTTTGATGATATGCCTGCCTATGGGGATAAGCTCAGTGATGCCGAGCTGACAGAGCTGGTGAACTATCTCAAGGCAGCCTTTACCGACTCGCCTGTTCGTTACTCCGTGGCACAAATGAGCTCTCTGCGCAAAGAAGTCGAGGAGAATCAGAAACAAGCAACCCACTGATATGAGTTTGTTGAAATGCTGAGTTATGCCCCGACGCTCTTATCCTTTCGGTTGATTCGGCACTTATTTGAGTTGATTTCAGAAAGGGACGACGTTTGATTTCAATGTACCGAGTTTAAATACTTTTGGGAGCAAGCATGTCTAATCATTTGTTGTCTTTGCTGACCCAATGGCGTGATCTGAAAGACGAAGCAAACTGGGTTCTGGGTACCGTATATAAAACGGAAGGGCCGGCTTACCGTAAATCAGGGGCCATGATGTTGTTCAGTGATGCAGGACATCAGCTGGGCATGCTGAGTGGGGGCTGCCTCGAATCAGATATCCATCTGCACGCCCGGAAAGCAATCGTCAGTCAGCGAGCTGTCACACTGACCTATGATGGCAGCGATGAAGACGATGTGGCGTTTCAGCTCGGCATCGGTTGCGGCGGAACTGTGTACATTCTTTTGCAGCCGTTGACAGAGCGCAATCAATACCTCGGGCTGCTGCAGGTTGTCGATGCACTGCACGACTATCGCAAAGGTTATTATTTTCAAAAAATCTCCAATAAAGACATTGTTGCCCGTTTCATGGCAGAGCCGATGCACAGTGATCACCCTAGTTTACGCGCTCAGCTACTTGTACAGGACGATGGTCTGTGGCTGTGCACCCCGATTAAAGCCCCGCTGCATTTGCTGATAGTCGGCGGCGGTATTGATGCCAGACCGGTTGCTCAGCTGGCGCATCAACTCGGATGGCGCGTCAGCTTATGGGATCCAAGGCCAGCGAATGGCCGCCGGGAATATTTCCCGCATCTGGCGCAGCGACTGAGCGGAGAGGCCCGTGAACTCAGTGATTATTGTCTGACACATCATGTGTCGGCGGCAGTCTTGATGAGCCACAATGCAACGTTAGATGCCGAGGCACTGGCGGCACTGGCGGCACTGGCCGGGGCTGAGCTCAAGTATCTTGCACTTTTGGGGCCGGTGAACCGCCGTGAACGCGTGATTGAACTGTCTGGCATCGATACAGGCAAGTTGCCGGTACCGCTATCAGGACCCGCCGGGCTGGATGTGGGGGCTGAACTGCCTGAAACGATCGCGCTGTCGATTCTTGCTGAGTGCCAGGCTGTCATCACGCATACCAGTGCCCGATCGCTAAGCGGGATATCAACAACTGGCGAGATGAGACGGCATGGAATTTAAGAGATGCAGATCGCTGTAATGATCATGGCTGCCGGAGAGGGAAAGCGCTTTGGTGGCTGTAAACTGCTGAGCGAGCTGGATGCCAGCCACAGCATATTGTCTCATGCCGTTGAGATGGCCACGGCCAGCCAGATAGGGCCGGTGTTTGTGGTCACCGGCCGGTGGCATAACGAGATTGCAAAAGCACAGAGGCTGGGGCTTCTGGCTCAGGTACCTTTGTATTACTGTCCTCAGTGGACGCAAGGATTAGGCAGTTCAATTGCTCATGGAACCCAAATACTAGCCGCTGATTTCGACGCAATGATGATCACTCTTGCCGATCAGGTGGCACTGAGCAGTCAAGACTTTAAACAATTTGCGATATCCGCCACCCCTGAACACATCGTTTGTGCAAGATATAACAACAGGCGCGGGGTGCCTGCACTCTTTCCTGCCAGCTGTTTTTCACAGCTAACACAATGTGCCGGAGAACACGGTGCCCGTCATCTGTTGCGCAGTCATTCCTTCCCGGTACATGAAATTCTACTGCCCCACGCCGCGTATGACATTGATACGCAGGAAGCACTCGCTGACTGGCGGCATCGCTTGCAACGTTAAGCCTCTGTCACACCGCTGTTAAGACGCGGATTGTAAATCGCCACATTCAACGACGAAGAGAGGCGGTGAAGCCTCGGCTCTTGCTGTGAGTTTTTACGCTTTTTTTACGCGAACTCTCAGGGGCCATTTGCTAGAGTGTCCGCACTGATTGTTTACTGACTCCGTACTATGTTTACTGATTGGCGAAGCAGCCATTTTCTGTTTTCTTTCATTGCGTTGGCGAGTGCGCTCATGGCTTCGTGGCTGATTGATCGGGCGCTGGGTTCTACGATAGCCGTTCTGCTGATTTTACAACTTGCCGTTGTGGTCGTGGCCTTGCAATGCACTTCGCGTTTTGCCTATGGCTTTGCGGTGATAGAAGCAATGAGTTTCAATTTCTTATTTACCACACCGCGTTATTCACTGCAGATGTTCCATGCGGAAGATATGATTAATCTGGTTGTTTTTATTATTGTGGCACTGACAACCAGCCAGCTTGCAGAGCATTATCGCCGCCAGCAGGATGAGCTAAAGAAAACCAAATTGCGCAACAGTATTTTGCTCTCGGTGTCCCATGATCTTCGCACGCCGCTGGCGACGATTATTGGCACACTCACCACGCTCAACGAATACCTGCCCAAACTCAGCGAGGGTGAAAAAAGGGAGTTGCTCAACAGCGCTACCGCAGAAAGCCATCGCTTACATCAGTATATCGAGAACCTTCTGCAAGCAACTAAGCTGCAGCATGGTGCGCTGAAAATCACCCGTAATGACGAGTCTCTGGCTGATATTGTTCATCAGGTGGTTGCACGATTACCCGATGCCCAAAGCAGGGGCAGGGTGCAGGTACAAGGTCAGGTATCGCGCGTTTTGGTAAGCGGTGTGCTCATTGAACAAGCCTTGTTTAATGTATTGGATAATGCGTTACGTTTTTCACCTGCGCATCAACCTGTCATTGTCACACTCTTTCAGGAACCCGATGTTATCCGGATTGATATTCAGGACAGCGGCGACGGCATTGCGGCTAAAGATGCGGAGCAGATTTTCGATCTCTTTTATTCAAACTCAGGCAAGAAAACGGCAGATTCAGGCACAGGCATAGGTTTAGCGGTCGCAAAAGGCATTATTACCGCGCATCAGGGTCATATTGAGTCTGTGCCTGTGTCAGAAGGCTGCCTGATCCGAATCCGCTTACCGAACGATCAGCCCACAAGCAGCCCTTAAGGTGAAAAATCATGAGCTATAAAATTTTAGTGGTGGATGATGAACCTCAGATTCACACCTTTATCCGCATATCCCTTGCCGCTGAGGGATTTGACTATCTGGGGGCCGATACTCTTCAGTCGGCAACAGCGTGTTTTGAGGCGCATGCTCCCCATGTGGTCGTTCTGGATCTCGGTCTGCCTGATGGCGATGGCGCGGCTTTTCTGGCCCGTCTCCGCACATCTCATAAAACCCCGGTACTGATTCTGACAGCCCGGGATCAGGAAGAAGAAAAGATCCGTTTACTTGAAGCCGGCGCCAACGATTATCTGAGCAAACCCTTTGGTATCAAGGAGCTGATCGCGCGCATTAAAGTGCTGGTCAGAGATTTGGTCGATGACCAGGTGACCAATGATGAAATGATCTGCGGCAGGCTGAAAATAGTAAAAAGTACCCATCAATGCTGGTTAGACGGTCATGAAATACCGTTAACAAAGAAAGAGTTTGCCTTTATTGAGCAGCTTATTCAGCAACCGGGCAAGCTGGTGAAACAATCGTCTCTGCTCGATGTTATCTGGGGAGCGACCCATCGTGATGACACGCATTATTTGCGTATTTTAGTCAGCCAGCTGCGCAAAAAACTCAATGACAGTGCAGACGAGCAGCAGTTGATTAAAACGGAATCCGGGCTCGGTTATCGGTTGGTTTCTGGCCCGTCAGATAGCGGTTAACCCCTGATTTATCCGCCGTATCGCGTTCTTTACGGGACTGGCGAGTTTTTTCCCTCATTGTTGGAATAAATAACTAAGGTATTGTAATGGCACATTTTACAGTCATTGGCTTAGGACGCTTTGGCGTGTCCGCCAGCCTGGAATTGATTCATCTCGGGCATACAGTAACAGGGGTAGACAGAGACCCGAAAATTGTCGAGAAGTATATCGAAGAGCTCACGCAAGCTGTGATTTGCGATTCTACCGATGAAAGCGCGTTAAGGGAGCTGGATCTGACCAGCAGCGAAGCTGTGCTGGTGGCTATTGGTCAGGACATGCAATCGAGCCTGCTGTGCACGCTGGCGCTGAAAAATCTCGGGGTAAAGGAAATCTGGGTCAAAGCGAGTACCAAAGCGCACCATACGATTGTGTCGAAACTGGGCGTGCAACGCATTATTCATCCGGAAGAAGAAATGGGGATCCGCGTTGCACAGTCGCTCAATTATCCCATGGTCAATAACTACCTGGCGATCGGGCATGGGTTATACGTGGTGGAAATTCATGTGAAACCCGCGCTGCATGATGTGCCGGTTTCCCGGGTATTAGGCGATGCGAGAGGCAGTGTGCAGGCTGTGTTGGTGAAGCGGGAGCAGGAGGTGTTCACCAGCATTAACACGAACTTTGCACTCAAAGAACACGACATACTTTTACTCTGCGGCACTCGGGCAGAACTGAAGTATATCGCGCCAAGGTTGGTGTAGCATGGTATTGTGGCATCCCTCCGTCTCTCCCATCGAGCGTCGCCCCAAGGCCGGTAAAAAGCTGCTGGGCGCACCGCCTTTCATCCTGAGTGCCAGCTTTATGCTGTTAATTCTTATTGGTGCCGGGCTGCTGAAGCTGCCGATTGCGACTCACGAGCCTATCAGCTGGGTGCAAAGCCTGTTTACGGCAACCTCGGCGGTAACGGTCACCGGACTGGTAGTGGTTGATACCGGCACTGTGTTTACGCCATTTGGCCAAACTGTGATTGCCCTGCTTATTCAGTGCGGAGGGCTTGGTTTAATGACCTTTGCGGTTGTAACCCTGATTGCACTGGGGGGAAAAATCGGCTTTTTAGAGCGTACTGTCGCCCGGGAAGCCTTTAATCAGACCGATTCATCGACACTGGCTGCCACGGCGAAATCGGTACTGGGGTTTGCCCTGATCGTCGAGCTGATAGGTATCACTGTGCTCACCCTGTACTGGCGGGAGGAACTGGGCTGGCAAACGAGCCTGTTTCACGGTTTTTTCTATACCATCAGCGCCTTCAATAATGCCGGATTTGCGTTAAGCGCAGACAGTTTAATGCCCTATGTGGATGATCCTGTTGTGAATATCACGATAACCGGCCTGTTCATTATTGGCGGTCTGGGGTTTTCGGTCTGGATGGATCTCAGGCGCAATCGCTGCTGGTCGCGCCTGACGGTGTACAGCCGGATGATGATATCAGGTACAGTCATCATTAACCTGGTGGCATTAATCGCCATTTATCTGATTGAGTACGACAACCCGAATACCCTGGCCCCTTTGAGTGAATCCGGCAAGTGGCTGGCATCCTGGTTTCAGGCGGTGACGCCGCGCACGGCGGGTTTCAATACACTGGCGATTGACCAGCTGGAAGATGCAACTACCGCAATCATGTTAGTGCTGATGTTCATTGGTGGCGGCTCTCTGAGTACCGCGAGCGGGATAAAAGTGGTGACCTTTATCGTGCTTATTTTAGCCACCTACGCCTATTTACGGCGCGATGAAGCGGTGGATGTCTTTAAACGCGAGATCACCAAAGAAACCATCAGCAAGGCGCTGGCGCTGACGTTAATCTCTG is from Photobacterium sp. TLY01 and encodes:
- a CDS encoding XdhC family protein encodes the protein MSNHLLSLLTQWRDLKDEANWVLGTVYKTEGPAYRKSGAMMLFSDAGHQLGMLSGGCLESDIHLHARKAIVSQRAVTLTYDGSDEDDVAFQLGIGCGGTVYILLQPLTERNQYLGLLQVVDALHDYRKGYYFQKISNKDIVARFMAEPMHSDHPSLRAQLLVQDDGLWLCTPIKAPLHLLIVGGGIDARPVAQLAHQLGWRVSLWDPRPANGRREYFPHLAQRLSGEARELSDYCLTHHVSAAVLMSHNATLDAEALAALAALAGAELKYLALLGPVNRRERVIELSGIDTGKLPVPLSGPAGLDVGAELPETIALSILAECQAVITHTSARSLSGISTTGEMRRHGI
- a CDS encoding cytochrome c — encoded protein: MQKLVTLALLFAISRVAVADTDTELIKKGKYLSEMADCYACHTAEGGEPYAGGLAFKTPFGTIYSTNITSDKQHGIGDYNFEQFDKAVRLGVAPKGNLYPAMPYTSFDKITHEDMQALYAYFMDIKPSPQPNPDNDVMFPANIRMGLKVWNFFNHSPQKYVMDNSKSEVWNRGNYILNSFGHCGECHTPRDMTFAMEEDKHYQGAMIGNVWAPDITSKTLVQQGWSTQDVKDLLRSGSSRKGTVVGEMYTAIYHSLSKFDDQDLQAAAVYLLDSDAEVAGKDLVSNTEANQGEGYQLYMGYCAGCHGIEGKGKPNFAPGLAGNGSLAHDNSINLLVATLYGIKPQHYSTLVSFDDMPAYGDKLSDAELTELVNYLKAAFTDSPVRYSVAQMSSLRKEVEENQKQATH
- a CDS encoding NTP transferase domain-containing protein, producing MQIAVMIMAAGEGKRFGGCKLLSELDASHSILSHAVEMATASQIGPVFVVTGRWHNEIAKAQRLGLLAQVPLYYCPQWTQGLGSSIAHGTQILAADFDAMMITLADQVALSSQDFKQFAISATPEHIVCARYNNRRGVPALFPASCFSQLTQCAGEHGARHLLRSHSFPVHEILLPHAAYDIDTQEALADWRHRLQR
- a CDS encoding TrkH family potassium uptake protein, which translates into the protein MVLWHPSVSPIERRPKAGKKLLGAPPFILSASFMLLILIGAGLLKLPIATHEPISWVQSLFTATSAVTVTGLVVVDTGTVFTPFGQTVIALLIQCGGLGLMTFAVVTLIALGGKIGFLERTVAREAFNQTDSSTLAATAKSVLGFALIVELIGITVLTLYWREELGWQTSLFHGFFYTISAFNNAGFALSADSLMPYVDDPVVNITITGLFIIGGLGFSVWMDLRRNRCWSRLTVYSRMMISGTVIINLVALIAIYLIEYDNPNTLAPLSESGKWLASWFQAVTPRTAGFNTLAIDQLEDATTAIMLVLMFIGGGSLSTASGIKVVTFIVLILATYAYLRRDEAVDVFKREITKETISKALALTLISAGVTWLAIFALLLSENAPMLDIVFEAVSALGTVGLSRGLTGNLSAAGEFIIIFMMYMGRLGPLTLAYFLASPRKKKIRYAETKLAIG
- a CDS encoding response regulator transcription factor: MSYKILVVDDEPQIHTFIRISLAAEGFDYLGADTLQSATACFEAHAPHVVVLDLGLPDGDGAAFLARLRTSHKTPVLILTARDQEEEKIRLLEAGANDYLSKPFGIKELIARIKVLVRDLVDDQVTNDEMICGRLKIVKSTHQCWLDGHEIPLTKKEFAFIEQLIQQPGKLVKQSSLLDVIWGATHRDDTHYLRILVSQLRKKLNDSADEQQLIKTESGLGYRLVSGPSDSG
- a CDS encoding ATP-binding protein, with protein sequence MFTDWRSSHFLFSFIALASALMASWLIDRALGSTIAVLLILQLAVVVVALQCTSRFAYGFAVIEAMSFNFLFTTPRYSLQMFHAEDMINLVVFIIVALTTSQLAEHYRRQQDELKKTKLRNSILLSVSHDLRTPLATIIGTLTTLNEYLPKLSEGEKRELLNSATAESHRLHQYIENLLQATKLQHGALKITRNDESLADIVHQVVARLPDAQSRGRVQVQGQVSRVLVSGVLIEQALFNVLDNALRFSPAHQPVIVTLFQEPDVIRIDIQDSGDGIAAKDAEQIFDLFYSNSGKKTADSGTGIGLAVAKGIITAHQGHIESVPVSEGCLIRIRLPNDQPTSSP
- a CDS encoding TrkA family potassium uptake protein: MAHFTVIGLGRFGVSASLELIHLGHTVTGVDRDPKIVEKYIEELTQAVICDSTDESALRELDLTSSEAVLVAIGQDMQSSLLCTLALKNLGVKEIWVKASTKAHHTIVSKLGVQRIIHPEEEMGIRVAQSLNYPMVNNYLAIGHGLYVVEIHVKPALHDVPVSRVLGDARGSVQAVLVKREQEVFTSINTNFALKEHDILLLCGTRAELKYIAPRLV